The Chelatococcus sp. HY11 genome includes a window with the following:
- a CDS encoding class I SAM-dependent methyltransferase, whose protein sequence is MKPIRLLATACAASILSLGVAMAQPAQPAQTGTPTYQPESGQAGKDVVWVPTHQSLVDRMLDMAEVTPNDYLIDLGSGDGRTVITAAKRGLRAHGIEYNPDLVALSQRAAESEGVKDKATFVQADIFETDFSDATVLTLFLLPELNLRLRPTILEMKPGTRVVSNTFMMDDWTPDQSLESGADCQSFCNAHKWIVPAKVAGTWKLDNAELKLDQKFQMLTGELIQNGKSLPLTDARMNGVEITFTADGRVYKGRVNGERMESASDAGGPSWSATRSST, encoded by the coding sequence ATGAAGCCGATCCGTCTTTTGGCGACTGCATGTGCAGCATCCATCCTCTCGCTTGGCGTGGCCATGGCCCAGCCAGCCCAGCCGGCACAGACCGGTACGCCGACCTATCAGCCTGAATCCGGACAGGCCGGTAAGGATGTCGTCTGGGTGCCAACCCATCAATCCCTCGTTGACCGTATGCTGGATATGGCCGAGGTAACGCCGAATGACTATCTCATCGATCTCGGCTCCGGTGATGGGCGGACGGTGATCACCGCGGCCAAGCGGGGCTTGCGCGCGCACGGCATAGAGTACAATCCCGATCTGGTCGCCCTGTCGCAGCGCGCGGCTGAAAGCGAGGGGGTCAAGGACAAGGCGACCTTCGTCCAGGCTGATATCTTCGAGACAGACTTCTCGGATGCGACCGTGCTGACGCTTTTCCTGCTGCCGGAGCTCAATCTGCGACTGCGTCCCACCATCCTCGAAATGAAGCCTGGGACGCGCGTGGTCTCCAACACCTTCATGATGGATGACTGGACGCCGGACCAGAGCCTCGAATCCGGCGCCGATTGCCAGTCCTTCTGCAATGCGCATAAGTGGATCGTGCCGGCCAAGGTCGCGGGCACCTGGAAGCTCGACAACGCGGAACTCAAGCTCGACCAGAAGTTCCAGATGTTGACGGGCGAATTGATCCAGAATGGCAAGAGCCTGCCACTGACCGACGCCAGGATGAATGGCGTGGAGATCACCTTCACCGCCGATGGCCGGGTTTACAAGGGGCGTGTCAACGGGGAGCGGATGGAAAGCGCGAGCGATGCCGGCGGTCCAAGCTGGAGCGCCACGCGCAGCAGCACCTGA
- a CDS encoding serine hydrolase, producing MSLKIVRLLGLPVLTLALSLTSMSTAVLRAETAGSSPSEAAALPVSEEQIDRAVVRLDELAGAILTRSGIPGLSVAVVHRGKTVYAKGFGLRKVGETAPVDADTVFQLASLSKSVGATVVASLVGQGVIAWDTPVVKHLPWFALSDPWVSAHVTIGDLYAHRSGLPDHAGDDLEDLGFDQRAVLERLRFLPLHAFRDDYAYTNFGLTTAAISAAAAAGGDWADLSARLVYQPLGMAATSSRYADFAARPNRAAGHVKTSRGYEALYVRQPDAQTPAGGVSASANDMARWMALVLQNGQYEGKQLIPAAALLPAISPQVISDHPKSPAARPGLYGFGFGTGIQASGRTTLSHSGAFSLGAGTNYVMVPSLDIGIIVLTNAAPVGAAEALAMEFIDLVTFGRVTQDWYALYGAAMAGMSKPVGRLVGKDKPSASRPAEALSAYTGIYSNDYFGDVQITEDGGKLILTIGPQARRYSLEHWDGSTFAFAISGEDAPRGSRSAVEFVTNGRTAVEAMTIEFLDQDGAGTFRRR from the coding sequence ATGAGTTTGAAGATCGTTCGCTTGCTCGGTCTGCCTGTCCTCACCTTGGCGCTATCGTTGACCTCTATGTCTACGGCTGTTCTCCGGGCCGAGACCGCCGGATCATCACCATCCGAAGCCGCGGCTCTTCCCGTCTCTGAGGAGCAGATCGATCGTGCCGTCGTCAGATTGGACGAACTTGCGGGCGCAATCCTCACCAGGAGCGGCATTCCAGGCCTGTCAGTCGCAGTCGTCCACCGGGGAAAAACCGTCTATGCCAAGGGCTTCGGCCTGCGCAAGGTGGGTGAGACAGCGCCTGTCGACGCGGACACGGTGTTTCAGCTCGCCTCCCTCTCGAAATCTGTCGGCGCGACTGTTGTGGCAAGCTTGGTGGGGCAGGGCGTGATCGCCTGGGACACACCGGTCGTCAAGCATCTGCCGTGGTTCGCGCTCTCGGATCCATGGGTCAGCGCGCATGTGACCATCGGAGATCTCTATGCGCATCGCTCCGGATTGCCGGACCATGCGGGCGATGATCTGGAGGATCTCGGCTTTGATCAGCGGGCCGTGCTCGAGCGGCTGCGTTTCCTGCCTTTGCACGCCTTCCGTGACGACTATGCCTACACCAATTTCGGCCTCACCACGGCCGCCATCTCGGCGGCCGCCGCTGCCGGCGGTGATTGGGCCGATCTGTCGGCCAGGCTCGTCTATCAGCCGCTTGGCATGGCAGCCACCAGCTCGCGTTATGCCGATTTCGCCGCGCGCCCGAACCGGGCTGCCGGGCATGTCAAAACCAGCAGGGGCTATGAAGCGCTCTATGTCCGCCAGCCCGATGCCCAGACGCCGGCGGGAGGCGTCAGTGCGTCAGCCAACGACATGGCCAGATGGATGGCGCTGGTCCTGCAGAACGGGCAATACGAGGGCAAGCAGCTCATCCCGGCCGCCGCCCTGCTGCCGGCAATTTCGCCGCAAGTCATCAGCGACCACCCCAAATCACCCGCCGCCCGCCCGGGCCTCTACGGCTTTGGCTTTGGAACGGGCATTCAGGCATCTGGCCGCACGACCTTGAGCCATTCCGGCGCCTTTTCGCTCGGCGCGGGAACCAATTATGTAATGGTGCCGTCGCTCGATATCGGGATTATCGTGCTGACCAACGCAGCGCCGGTTGGTGCGGCCGAAGCCTTGGCCATGGAATTCATTGATCTCGTGACCTTCGGCAGGGTCACCCAGGACTGGTATGCCCTCTATGGCGCGGCTATGGCGGGCATGTCGAAGCCGGTCGGCCGTCTGGTGGGCAAGGACAAGCCCTCTGCTTCAAGACCGGCGGAGGCGCTGTCAGCTTATACGGGCATCTATTCCAACGACTATTTTGGCGATGTGCAGATCACCGAGGACGGCGGCAAGTTGATTTTGACCATTGGCCCCCAGGCGCGCCGCTATAGCCTCGAGCATTGGGACGGCTCGACATTCGCCTTTGCCATCTCCGGTGAGGACGCGCCCCGGGGCTCGCGGTCCGCTGTTGAGTTCGTCACAAATGGCCGAACCGCAGTGGAAGCGATGACCATCGAGTTTCTCGATCAGGACGGTGCAGGGACATTCCGCCGTCGCTAG
- a CDS encoding arylsulfatase, which produces MSAAIVLPAAAQAPSPAPSAPVQPNILVIMGDDVGWFNIGAYHQGMMSGRTPNLDRLAAEGLRFTDYYAEASCTAGRANFITGELPLRTGLTTVGQAGADVGMPDQAVTLATVLKAQGYATGQFGKNHLGDLNKYLPTSHGFDEFFGYLYHLDAMSDPYWFDYPQDWIDKYGPRNLVRSYATSVDDPTVMPRWGRVGKQRIVDEGPLAPFPDMTGRQNWQEGRKAKYNMETFDEVLVQASSNFMDQAKKDNKPFFIWHNTTRMHVFTFLPPKYQAMMNYQSNYGLEEAGMAQMDDSIGALLKHLQDIGEADNTIVIFTTDNGAEVFTWPDGGMTPFRGTKGTVFEGGFRVPAIIRWPGKVKPGTVENGLFSGLDWLPTLAAAAGNTNITEQLLRGVKLGDRTYKNHLDGYNQMDLLLGKGPSARHELFYFGGPQLGAIRIDDFKFQFYQQPYGWPGEKVTTDMPTIVNLRQDPFERTPSIRGENLNNLGGGYMNDFYAREFWRFVLVQQRVAQLAQTGLEYPPMQSPASFNLEAVKAKIDEALRNREGQ; this is translated from the coding sequence ATGTCCGCGGCGATCGTGTTGCCGGCGGCCGCGCAGGCTCCCTCGCCCGCGCCATCCGCGCCGGTGCAGCCCAATATCCTCGTCATCATGGGAGATGATGTCGGCTGGTTCAATATTGGCGCCTATCACCAGGGCATGATGTCCGGCCGAACGCCGAACCTCGACAGACTCGCTGCTGAGGGCCTGAGATTCACCGACTATTATGCCGAGGCGAGTTGCACCGCAGGCCGCGCCAATTTCATCACCGGAGAGCTACCGCTGCGCACGGGTTTGACCACCGTCGGGCAAGCGGGTGCCGATGTCGGAATGCCCGACCAGGCCGTGACGCTCGCCACTGTGCTGAAAGCGCAGGGCTACGCGACCGGTCAGTTCGGGAAGAACCATCTGGGCGACCTCAACAAGTATCTACCCACCTCGCATGGTTTCGATGAGTTCTTCGGCTATCTGTACCATCTCGACGCCATGTCGGATCCTTACTGGTTCGACTACCCCCAGGACTGGATCGACAAATACGGACCGCGCAATCTGGTCCGCAGTTATGCCACATCGGTGGATGATCCGACCGTGATGCCGCGCTGGGGGCGGGTCGGCAAACAGCGCATCGTCGACGAGGGGCCGCTGGCGCCCTTCCCGGACATGACGGGACGGCAGAATTGGCAGGAAGGTCGCAAAGCCAAATACAATATGGAGACTTTCGACGAAGTCCTGGTGCAGGCCAGCTCAAATTTCATGGACCAGGCCAAGAAAGATAACAAGCCGTTCTTCATATGGCATAACACGACGCGGATGCACGTCTTCACGTTCCTCCCGCCGAAGTATCAGGCCATGATGAACTACCAGTCCAACTACGGACTGGAAGAGGCGGGCATGGCGCAGATGGACGACAGCATCGGAGCCTTGCTGAAACACCTGCAGGATATCGGCGAAGCCGACAACACGATCGTGATCTTCACCACCGACAATGGCGCCGAGGTCTTCACCTGGCCAGACGGCGGCATGACGCCCTTCAGGGGGACCAAGGGCACGGTCTTCGAAGGTGGGTTCCGCGTGCCGGCCATTATCCGCTGGCCCGGCAAGGTAAAGCCCGGCACGGTTGAAAACGGCCTGTTCTCGGGTCTCGACTGGTTGCCGACGCTCGCGGCGGCGGCCGGCAATACAAACATCACCGAGCAATTGCTCCGGGGCGTCAAACTCGGCGACCGCACCTACAAGAACCATCTCGACGGTTACAATCAAATGGACCTGCTGCTCGGCAAGGGGCCGTCCGCGCGTCACGAGCTGTTCTACTTCGGCGGACCGCAGCTCGGGGCCATCCGCATCGATGACTTCAAGTTCCAGTTCTATCAACAGCCTTATGGCTGGCCTGGCGAGAAAGTCACGACGGACATGCCGACCATCGTCAATCTCCGCCAGGATCCGTTCGAGCGGACGCCATCGATCCGCGGCGAAAACCTGAACAATCTGGGCGGCGGCTATATGAATGATTTCTACGCGCGCGAATTCTGGCGCTTCGTGCTCGTGCAGCAGCGGGTCGCGCAGCTGGCGCAGACGGGGCTGGAATATCCCCCGATGCAGTCCCCCGCGTCCTTCAATCTCGAGGCCGTGAAGGCGAAGATCGACGAGGCGCTGCGGAACCGCGAAGGCCAATAG
- a CDS encoding GGDEF domain-containing protein, protein MQTRAPGLRPGREFDGAKTADIRAAIVVLSGVFAASLFGILTRPVGDLAAFWPANAILLGLMVRFQGLARPSGWIAAALGYVAADLVTGGTLLSTLLLSAANLFGVGVGFALFSRLDEQYRRLRRPLSVMYLVVITAIAAAAAGVIGAVANPILFGKGAASGWTFWFATELVNFMAILPLVLSFPDITWQGLRKSAFPRHVRLASIWPVLALIGSAAASVLVGGPGAMAFPAPALLWCALTYSLFVTSALTFLFSFWILLAISNGYLPIAVDNDAQHALMSIRIGVMLMALAPITVASVMATRNELLDRLKRLAEHDQLTGLLNRSAFRDKASALVSESTRNARPLAVLMADIDHFKSINDTFGHAAGDTVLAAFARCGSGCLRNSDIFGRLGGEEFAIVLADCTAEEALGIAERIRTLFASERVVLADGRPVAATVSIGCGSSRSSHPGIDHLLLVADNALYAAKAAGRNRVIVAASERQE, encoded by the coding sequence ATGCAAACCCGCGCACCAGGGCTTCGCCCAGGCAGGGAGTTCGATGGGGCAAAGACCGCGGATATAAGGGCGGCTATTGTCGTATTGTCTGGCGTTTTTGCTGCTTCGCTTTTCGGAATATTGACGCGTCCTGTCGGAGATCTGGCGGCATTCTGGCCGGCAAACGCTATCTTGCTCGGCTTGATGGTGCGTTTTCAGGGCTTGGCGAGACCCTCGGGGTGGATAGCGGCAGCGCTTGGATATGTTGCCGCTGATCTTGTAACCGGCGGTACGTTGCTTTCGACACTTCTACTTTCAGCTGCGAATTTGTTCGGCGTCGGCGTTGGGTTTGCGCTGTTTTCCCGGCTCGATGAGCAGTACAGACGCCTCCGTCGCCCGCTGTCGGTTATGTATTTGGTGGTCATAACGGCTATTGCGGCGGCAGCGGCTGGTGTCATAGGTGCAGTCGCTAATCCGATCTTGTTCGGCAAGGGAGCCGCGTCTGGCTGGACTTTCTGGTTCGCGACCGAGCTCGTCAACTTCATGGCGATACTACCGCTTGTGCTGAGCTTTCCCGATATAACATGGCAGGGCTTACGCAAGTCGGCTTTTCCAAGGCATGTTAGACTGGCCTCGATCTGGCCTGTCCTTGCGCTGATAGGTTCTGCCGCTGCCTCGGTGCTCGTCGGCGGGCCGGGAGCCATGGCCTTTCCCGCGCCGGCGCTTCTATGGTGCGCGTTAACCTATAGTCTGTTCGTCACCTCAGCGCTGACATTCTTGTTTAGCTTCTGGATTCTTCTCGCCATTTCAAACGGGTATCTTCCCATCGCCGTCGACAACGACGCGCAGCATGCTCTGATGTCGATCCGTATCGGTGTCATGTTGATGGCGCTGGCGCCGATTACAGTTGCCAGCGTCATGGCAACGCGAAATGAGCTTCTTGATCGGCTCAAGCGGTTGGCCGAGCACGACCAGTTGACCGGCCTTCTCAATCGGAGTGCTTTCCGGGACAAGGCATCCGCGCTTGTTTCGGAATCGACGCGCAACGCACGGCCGTTAGCTGTCCTGATGGCGGATATCGATCACTTCAAAAGCATCAACGATACGTTTGGGCATGCGGCTGGTGACACGGTCCTGGCCGCGTTCGCCCGCTGCGGATCCGGCTGCCTGCGCAACTCGGATATTTTCGGGCGGTTGGGAGGGGAAGAATTCGCGATCGTCCTGGCCGACTGTACCGCCGAGGAAGCCCTTGGGATCGCCGAGCGAATTCGGACCTTGTTCGCGTCCGAGCGCGTTGTTTTGGCGGATGGGCGCCCCGTCGCGGCGACCGTGTCGATAGGGTGCGGATCTTCTCGATCGAGCCACCCGGGCATCGACCACCTGCTGCTGGTCGCCGACAATGCCCTGTACGCCGCCAAAGCGGCTGGCAGAAACCGCGTCATCGTGGCGGCATCAGAGCGGCAAGAATAG
- a CDS encoding DUF6152 family protein — MVSLAQRRVFLGLAVVGTVAAVIVPAAAHHGWSWADGDQIELKGQIQSIAMAPPHPMLHVKAADGAVWQVDLGNPSQTARSGFTGNTAKVGDAITAIGNRHRDHSKMHMKAVRIVIAGKNYDMYPERIQTN; from the coding sequence ATGGTATCACTGGCACAGAGGCGCGTGTTTCTGGGGCTCGCCGTCGTGGGGACCGTGGCGGCTGTTATTGTTCCAGCCGCTGCACATCATGGCTGGTCATGGGCCGATGGCGATCAGATTGAGCTGAAGGGCCAGATCCAGTCGATCGCTATGGCGCCGCCACATCCGATGCTGCACGTCAAGGCAGCGGATGGTGCCGTGTGGCAGGTTGACCTCGGCAATCCGAGCCAAACGGCTCGTTCCGGTTTCACCGGTAACACGGCAAAGGTGGGTGATGCCATCACGGCCATCGGCAACCGACACCGCGACCACAGCAAGATGCATATGAAGGCGGTGCGCATCGTTATTGCCGGCAAGAATTACGA